Proteins from a single region of Sebastes umbrosus isolate fSebUmb1 chromosome 8, fSebUmb1.pri, whole genome shotgun sequence:
- the LOC119492582 gene encoding probable gluconokinase, with amino-acid sequence MIYIIMGVSGCGKSALGAFLSEKLGWPLHEGDHFHPQGNIEKMARGEPLTDQDRLPWLLKLHEVIERERCSRSDALVACSALKRLYRQILLYGSKALHSSSSPDQDILPPASPDVFFLFLHGDYDLIQQRMVARRGHYMKADLLRSQFDVLEPPSDEENVLPLDIRRSITDMATEVQKHIVSLKSSPLP; translated from the exons ATGATCTACATCATAATGGGAGTCTCAGGCTGTGGAAA GAGCGCCTTAGGGGCCTTCCTATCAGAAAAG CTGGGCTGGCCCCTTCACGAAGGGGATCACTTCCACCCACAGGGGAACATCGAGAAGATGGCTCGTGGTGAGCCACTCACAGACcag GACAGATTGCCTTGGCTTCTCAAACTACATGAAGTCATCGAGAG AGAAAGGTGTTCACGCTCTGATGCTCTTGTGGCGTGTTCCGCCCTGAAGCGCCTGTACAGACAGATCCTGCTCTACGGCTCCAAAGCCCTCCATTCCTCCTCCAGTCCAGACCAAGATATCCTGCCCCCGGCCTCTCCTGAtgtcttttttctcttcctACACGGTGACTACGATCTCATTCAGCAGAGGATGGTGGCCCGGAGGGGACATTACATGAAAGCAGACCTGCTGCGTTCCCAGTTTGATGTTTTAGAGCCTCCGTCGGATGAGGAGAACGTGTTGCCTCTGGACATCAGGAGGAGCATCACTGACATGGCCACGGAGGTCCAGAAGCACATCGTTAGCCTCAAGTCGTCACCACTGCCATAA
- the LOC119493238 gene encoding ubiquilin-1-like yields MSGTVGDEQRAPGDRQKSETIHVTVKSPTESNDFTVRRGCTVTQLKCGLAKRLGVPAEQLDLVHSGRVLRETEVLSHLKAARDESVSLRVIQRPQHPSAAPTCDPASETVQSEPTAVLDPVPDSFTPSPTSPFCLVEGLDSLGLANSGACFFPALQRQMESQLLADPEMMRRVLGSPFVQSTLSASGPQLTRQLILSNPQIQQLLQTNPEVGDMLNNADIITQVMELARNPDMIEEVMHNEDRALNNLLPEQETSESIDGDSPVVTTSSGTQQQTERESNETPPVSSHSTDPLRELTASPGADPNPQSAVTAGLQSLLEEIMSSPGLMESLLSGPYVNSLLNCLGQNPDLAAQMLLSHPLFSGNPQLQQEMRQQIPLFLQQIQSPELLSAMLNPRAMEALLHIQQGLQTLAEEAPALIPTAGVHAAPELASDSVLNNQSGSGPHVAMVTEQQQQQFVQQMLQALANTNHGIHVEEAEFQDELEHLSSMGFRDREANLQVLISTGGDLTTAIQHLLSH; encoded by the exons ATGTCAGGAACGGTTGGAGATGAACAGAGAGCACCGGGTGACCGTCAGAAGTCTGAAACGATCCACGTCACCGTCAAAAGTCCCACGGAGAGCAACGACTTCACCGTCAGAAGAGGCTGCACCGTCACACAG ctgAAATGTGGTCTAGCAAAGCGTCTGGGAGTCCCTGCAGAGCAGCTGGACCTGGTCCACTCTGGACGGGTCCTCAGAGAGACAGAAGTCCTGAGTCACCTTAAAGCAGCACGGGATGAGTCAGTCAGCCTCCGTGTGATCCAAAG GCCTCAGCATCCGTCTGCTGCTCCCACCTGTGATCCAGCTTCAGAAACGGTCCAGTCGGAGCCTACAGCCGTTCTCGATCCTGTCCCTGATAGCTTCACGCCGTCTCCCACCTCTCCCTTTTGTCTGG TAGAAGGTCTGGACAGTCTTGGCCTGGCAAACAGCGGGGCTTGCTTCTTCCCTGCACTCCAGCGCCAGATGGAGAGCCAGCTGCTGGCTGACCCGGAGATGATGCGCCGTGTCCTGGGCAGCCCCTTCGTGCAGAGCACCCTCTCCGCCTCCGGCCCTCAACTAACCAGACAGCTCATTCTGTCCAATCCCCAAATTCAGCAGCTCCTGCAGACGAACCCAGAGGTGGGAGATATGCTTAACAACGCAGATATTATCACGCAG GTGATGGAGCTCGCCAGGAACCCTGACATGATAGAGGAAGTGATGCATAATGAAGACAGAGCATTAAACAATTTGCTGCCAGAGCAGGAAACCTCTGAAAGCATCGATGGTGATTCTCCAGTAGTGACTACATCATCAGGGACTCAACAGCAAACTGAAAGAGAAAGCAACGAGACTCCACCCGTCTCCAGTCACTCCACAGATCCTCTCAGAGAGCTGACCGCCTCGCCCGGAGCTGATCCAAACCCTCAGAGCGCTGTTACTGCAG GTTTGCAATCACTGCTGGAGGAGATCATGTCCAGTCCAGGCCTGATGGAGAGCCTGCTGTCTGGGCCCTATGTCAACAGTCTCCTCAACTGCCTCGGCCAGAACCCTGACCTGGCTGCACAG ATGCTGCTGAGCCACCCTTTGTTTTCGGGAAATcctcagctgcagcaggagatGAGACAGCAGATCCCTCTCTTCCTGCAACAG ATACAGAGTCCAGAGCTGCTGTCAGCCATGTTGAACCCCAGAGCTATGGAGGCTCTGCTACACATCCAGCAGGGCCTACAGACTCTGGCTGAGGAGGCTCCTGCACTGATACCTAC AGCTGGTGTTCATGCTGCCCCTGAGCTGGCATCTGACTCTGTCCTTAACAACCAATCAGGAAGTGGTCCTCAcgttgccatggtgacagagcagcagcagcagcagtttgtgcAACAGATGCTACAGGCGCTGGCTAACACCAATCATGGG ATCCATGTGGAGGAGGCTGAGTTCCAGGACGAGCTTGAGCATCTGAGCTCAATGggtttcagagacagagaggcgaACCTTCAGGTCCTCATCAGCACTGGAGGAGATCTCACCACTGCCATACAACATCTGCTCagtcactga
- the gkap1 gene encoding G kinase-anchoring protein 1 isoform X1, whose protein sequence is MASSTMITVPTTASRFALLQIDSDSDSDASDAGKSGTKIGRDGKTRQGKTGGGAGGKGAQCNDKKKDKKKKKREQQQTEANELRNLAFKKIPQKSCAPPPCMTLSGIAGELLSPAAGDHNMPAEGWQQWKQRDEQITSELYEADLEKALILSKLEFEQNKPNNNTNASSPKSRVGKEGGGKKDKKKNQQAKDKKTVSLQDFQAEGTAEHGSKKQEKEDARVANLPVGTGQEERFFNKLEDDVTRIIQQEKRREQYTNSHGQEVITSTEHEPDPRAEQLKYDLEKKDQEIDKLKKNISQWEGKYREVKARNSQLLKMLQQGEMKDKAELLLQVEELLHIKEEQSLQVTSLHAALEQERSKVKGLQSEQPKHQGNKKGKKGPEMDL, encoded by the exons ATGGCATCCTCTACAATGATCACAGTGCCAACCACCGCCTCCCGCTTCGCCCTGCTGCAGATAGACTCCGACTCGGACTCCGACGCCTCCGATGCGGGCAAGAGCGGCACCAAGATCGGCCGAGACGGGAAGACCCGGCAGGGGAAGACTGGAGGAGGAGCCGGAGGGAAAGGAGCTCAGTGCAACGACAAGaagaaagacaagaagaagaagaagagggagcagcagcagactgaggCGAATGAG TTACGTAATCTGGCCTTCAAGAAGATTCCTCAGAAGTCGTGTGCCCCGCCTCCCTGCATGACACTGTCAGGAATAGCCGGTGAACTTCTCAGTCCTGCAGCAGGGGACCACAATATGCCGGCAGAGGGCTGGCAGCAGTGGAAGCAGAGGGATGAGCAG ATAACCAGTGAGCTTTACGAGGCTGACTTGGAAAAGGCCTTGATTCTCAGTAAACTGGAGTTCGAACAAAATAAACCG aacaacaacacaaacgCATCCTCGCCAAAGTCACGAGTAGGAAAAGAGGGCGGAGGGAAGAAGGACAAAAAGAAGAATCAGCAggcaaaagacaaaaagacagtTTCCCTGCAGGACTTCCAGGCTGAAGGCACTGCAG AACATGGGAGTAAGAAACAAGAGAAAGAG GACGCCAGAGTGGCTAACCTACCAGTGGGAACCGGGCAGGAGGAGCGTTTTTTTAACAAGCTTGAGGATGACGTCACTCGGATTATCCAGCAGGAGAAAAGACGTGAGCAGTACACCAACAGCCACGGACAGGAAGTCATCACCTCCACAGAACACGAACCG GATcccagagcagagcagctgaagtACGATCTGGAGAAGAAAGACCAGGAAATCGATAAGCTAAAGAAGAACATCTCACAGTGGGAG GGGAAATACAGAGAGGTGAAAGCAAGAAATTCCCAGCTGCTTAAGATGCTCCAACAGGGAGAGA TGAAAGATAAAGCAGAACTCCTTCTACAGGTAGAAGAGCTACTACACATAAAAGAAGAACAGTCATTACAG gtaACATCACTACACGCTGCCCTTGAACAAGAACGGTCTAAAGTCAAAGGTCTGCAGTCAGAACAACCGAAACATCAG GGAAACAAGAAAGGGAAGAAAGGCCCGGAGATGGATCTATGA
- the gkap1 gene encoding G kinase-anchoring protein 1 isoform X2 gives MASSTMITVPTTASRFALLQIDSDSDSDASDAGKSGTKIGRDGKTRQGKTGGGAGGKGAQCNDKKKDKKKKKREQQQTEANELRNLAFKKIPQKSCAPPPCMTLSGIAGELLSPAAGDHNMPAEGWQQWKQRDEQNNNTNASSPKSRVGKEGGGKKDKKKNQQAKDKKTVSLQDFQAEGTAEHGSKKQEKEDARVANLPVGTGQEERFFNKLEDDVTRIIQQEKRREQYTNSHGQEVITSTEHEPDPRAEQLKYDLEKKDQEIDKLKKNISQWEGKYREVKARNSQLLKMLQQGEMKDKAELLLQVEELLHIKEEQSLQVTSLHAALEQERSKVKGLQSEQPKHQGNKKGKKGPEMDL, from the exons ATGGCATCCTCTACAATGATCACAGTGCCAACCACCGCCTCCCGCTTCGCCCTGCTGCAGATAGACTCCGACTCGGACTCCGACGCCTCCGATGCGGGCAAGAGCGGCACCAAGATCGGCCGAGACGGGAAGACCCGGCAGGGGAAGACTGGAGGAGGAGCCGGAGGGAAAGGAGCTCAGTGCAACGACAAGaagaaagacaagaagaagaagaagagggagcagcagcagactgaggCGAATGAG TTACGTAATCTGGCCTTCAAGAAGATTCCTCAGAAGTCGTGTGCCCCGCCTCCCTGCATGACACTGTCAGGAATAGCCGGTGAACTTCTCAGTCCTGCAGCAGGGGACCACAATATGCCGGCAGAGGGCTGGCAGCAGTGGAAGCAGAGGGATGAGCAG aacaacaacacaaacgCATCCTCGCCAAAGTCACGAGTAGGAAAAGAGGGCGGAGGGAAGAAGGACAAAAAGAAGAATCAGCAggcaaaagacaaaaagacagtTTCCCTGCAGGACTTCCAGGCTGAAGGCACTGCAG AACATGGGAGTAAGAAACAAGAGAAAGAG GACGCCAGAGTGGCTAACCTACCAGTGGGAACCGGGCAGGAGGAGCGTTTTTTTAACAAGCTTGAGGATGACGTCACTCGGATTATCCAGCAGGAGAAAAGACGTGAGCAGTACACCAACAGCCACGGACAGGAAGTCATCACCTCCACAGAACACGAACCG GATcccagagcagagcagctgaagtACGATCTGGAGAAGAAAGACCAGGAAATCGATAAGCTAAAGAAGAACATCTCACAGTGGGAG GGGAAATACAGAGAGGTGAAAGCAAGAAATTCCCAGCTGCTTAAGATGCTCCAACAGGGAGAGA TGAAAGATAAAGCAGAACTCCTTCTACAGGTAGAAGAGCTACTACACATAAAAGAAGAACAGTCATTACAG gtaACATCACTACACGCTGCCCTTGAACAAGAACGGTCTAAAGTCAAAGGTCTGCAGTCAGAACAACCGAAACATCAG GGAAACAAGAAAGGGAAGAAAGGCCCGGAGATGGATCTATGA